Proteins from a genomic interval of Neoarius graeffei isolate fNeoGra1 chromosome 24, fNeoGra1.pri, whole genome shotgun sequence:
- the rtn4r gene encoding reticulon-4 receptor, with amino-acid sequence MKSLLCEGGRVFCLVLWLNVVPVLNGCPAKCVCYSEPRPTVACQQQGLFSIPTEIPVRSQRIFLQSNKLTVVRSTSFSSVHNLTVLWMYSNNISHIESGAFYGLERLEELDIGDNSNLRIISPSAFRGLTKLRILHLHRCGLSELPIGVFHGLYSLQYLYLQDNNLLALHDDTFVDLANLTYLFLHNNKIKVVTDHMLRGLIHLDRLLLHQNRIVHVQQQAFNDLGKLTTLFLFYNNLTMLSGETMEPLVSLQYLRLNGNQWICDCRARPLWDWFKRFKGSSSDLECHLPVTLVGKDLKRLKSNDLEGCVETTPHSGKFLSFDDPMGESIPRCCLSDNDKSSIISSKTLPDPSSYNSRQITNNPQKEKENISKTKVLETERIKNDTRTKQGVSLNDGPLATLSNNLDQSLDKLHPDLLDMEPSTAPAKKKKKCSKKPKSDQSCLKGHGSTLRALGVLFFPMFWLSLTMS; translated from the coding sequence GAGGCCGAGTCTTCTGCCTGGTGCTATGGCTGAATGTTGTGCCAGTGTTGAATGGCTGCCCAGCAAAGTGTGTATGCTACAGTGAACCGAGACCAACCGTGGCCTGTCAGCAGCAAGGCCTGTTCTCTATTCCTACTGAAATCCCTGTCCGTAGCCAGCGGATATTTCTCCAGAGCAATAAACTCACAGTGGTCCGTTCCACCAGCTTTAGCTCTGTGCATAACCTCACTGTCCTCTGGATGTACTCCAACAATATCAGCCACATTGAGTCTGGGGCCTTCTATGGCCTGGAGAGACTGGAAGAGCTAGATATTGGTGACAACAGTAACCTTCGGATCATCAGTCCTTCTGCCTTTCGAGGTCTGACAAAGCTGCGCATTTTGCACCTGCACAGGTGCGGACTGTCTGAACTTCCTATCGGGGTGTTCCACGGACTCTACTCACTTCAGTACCTGTACTTACAGGACAACAACCTTCTAGCCCTGCACGATGACACATTTGTGGATCTGGCCAACCTTACCTACCTGTTCCTGCACAACAACAAGATCAAGGTGGTGACAGACCACATGCTGAGAGGTTTGATCCACCTAGACCGCTTGCTCCTGCATCAAAACCGTATCGTTCATGTCCAGCAGCAGGCGTTCAACGACCTCGGGAAGCTGACTACCTTGTTTCTGTTTTACAACAATCTCACGATGTTGAGTGGTGAGACGATGGAACCATTGGTGTCGCTCCAGTATTTACGTCTTAACGGGAACCAGTGGATTTGTGACTGCCGAGCCAGGCCTCTGTGGGATTGGTTCAAACGCTTCAAAGGTTCCAGCTCTGATCTTGAATGCCACCTTCCAGTCACTCTTGttgggaaggacctgaaacggctTAAAAGCAATGACCTGGAAGGATGTGTCGAGACCACCCCTCACTCTGGAAAGTTCCTGTCCTTTGATGACCCCATGGGAGAGAGTATTCCGAGATGCTGCCTTTCAGATAACGACAAATCCTCCATCATTTCCAGCAAGACTCTACCTGACCCCTCATCTTACAACAGCCGCCAAATCACAAACAACCCCCAGAAGGAGAAGGAGAACATTTCGAAGACAAAGGTCCTAGAAACCGAACGGATAAAGAATGACACTCGCACCAAGCAAGGAGTGAGCCTTAATGACGGGCCATTGGCAACCCTTTCCAACAACCTAGATCAGTCTCTGGACAAACTCCACCCAGACCTGTTGGATATGGAACCTTCAACAGCACcagctaaaaagaaaaaaaagtgctcaAAAAAGCCCAAATCAGATCAGTCATGTCTGAAGGGCCATGGATCTACTCTTAGAGCATTGGGTGTTCTGTTTTTTCCCATGTTTTGGTTGTCATTAACCATGTCTTAG